In the Mya arenaria isolate MELC-2E11 chromosome 11, ASM2691426v1 genome, one interval contains:
- the LOC128209787 gene encoding carnosine synthase 1-like, which translates to MDGQKTENRNADDDDGGSDTDETLKEKLKDLCDSYNVEIDAILWNTDVDLGPPSTLKVKPPKEDVNIKSAYNNLQYSLYETGYPETVNHLGVKPAPKLNKEGICVTILHSHHESLGMLLEGGRQVPGGFHMILSSSWLTKEPSKEHEGLFSLFVHKAITFHAAGVTKLEEFETPRRVTYLVNYFTDVCTSGERNDGPEIERGLDCPMSSSVALCESTDNKVWTRNAMAAVGIDIPVTLAFCYKTTHKVTTPNPKMVVFNIDDSECDFAEDEIKRFLESEKMMGIRRVVVKPSGRMYCGSVGVSIMQVDDLDNIMNHARKLLAEIEPGSSVLVEECIEHLSPRPGNKKERRWMAEDGMGFRCRAIISRDHDNTAVCVPIICGIASAEGPINGDNTTTLSLLTTLQSFNIEVEEIFKFEHELRGQSERYMDAIVDYERTLTAEDRGELYAQTDLFGIDYVVRERNGKLTAVAIEVNSHDCMYACQIMDNIMALGCKMVAETMPVDEIMSYLQADPDIDDFEFWKTSSYSRYNHGDVHGRTIRPYVRNAIARSQRWLIRGKQVLIVGAGGHSKRRIWVDTEKYGIDLIMVDCNADHFAKEYTKTFIQYDFTDHSKDDFHAVQILNIIKEMGIKVAGCLTFWEDCVPLSAIIRTHVGLRGSNNEAALTAKKKSRTQNCLVEKSAMKSHFLTTDLYASKAYLIKKPEDIEEISNCVTFPAMLKLEHGSSAVGVNLVKNKDELVKKYAETTSLLQNEDDFGGIGLGFGNDMFVMEYYEGSEHDIDLIMYDRKLVAAFISDNGPTNVPSFTETAAIMPSCLPLDKQCQLIVAAFQCCLDIGLSDGAYNVEMIITSCGPKLIEINGRMGGFYNRDWIKRLYGCDLVLYNYMISCGIKPHAPKHKPQELLMGIMLVPSHHRHILDDESIRKEFLARDNKGDIMYRQFSSDADDATFNANIEEPFANVAVNAHSYTEGKKKLMKFCKQYKLDNENYDVGSFIECFWDIVLRKT; encoded by the exons CCCCCAAAGGAGGATGTCAACATCAAGTCGGCATACAACAACCTGCAGTACAGCCTTTACGAGACTGGATATCCGGAGACCGTAAACCACCTCGGAGTCAAGCCGGCCCCCAAACTAAACAAGGAAGGCATATGTGTGACCATTCTCCACAGCCATCATGAGAGCCTTGGCATGCTGCTTGAAG GTGGGCGGCAGGTGCCTGGAGGATTCCACATGATATTATCCTCTTCCTGGCTGACGAAGGAACCCTCCAAGGAACATGAGGGCCTTTTCTCCCTGTTTGTGCACAAGGCCATCACCTTTCACGCTGCCGGCGTCACAAAACTTGAAGAGTTTGAAACACCCCGCCGTGTGACGTATTTGGTCAACTACTTCACCGATGTTTGTACTAGCGGTGAACGAAATGATGGCCCTGAGATCGAG CGCGGTCTGGACTGTCCTATGAGCAGCTCTGTGGCACTCTGTGAGTCGACTGACAACAAAGTTTGGACCCGTAATGCGATGGCGGCTGTGGGTATTGACATTccagtgaccttggccttttGCTACAAGACCACGCACAAAGTGACCACGCCCAATCCAAAGATGGTTGTCTTTAACATTGACGACAGCGAGTGCGACTTCGCAGAAGATGAAATAAAACGATTTCTTGAAAGCGAAAAAATGATGGGCATTAGAAGG GTTGTTGTAAAGCCGTCGGGACGTATGTACTGCGGCAGCGTCGGCGTCAGCATTATGCAGGTTGATGATCTCGACAACATTATGAATCACGCTAGGAAACTCCTGGCAGAAATTGAGCCCGGAAGTTCCGTGTTGGTAGAGGAGTGCATTGAGCATCTCAGTCCACGGCCAGGGAACAAGAAGGAGCGGCGTTGGATGGCAGAGGATGGAATGGGCTTCCGTTGCCGCGCAATCATCAGTCGCGACCATGACAACACAGCTGTCTGTGTGCCG ATTATCTGTGGTATCGCATCCGCGGAAGGTCCAATCAATGGAGATAACACCACAACACTGTCCCTCCTGACCACCCTACAGTCATTCAACATCGAGGTGGAGGAGATATTCAAGTTTGAGCACGAGCTGCGCGGCCAGTCGGAGCGCTACATGGACGCCATCGTGGACTATGAGCGGACATTGACCGCGGAAGATCGCGGAGAGCTTTACGCGCAGACTGATCTATTTG GCATTGACTACGTGGTCAGAGAGCGGAACGGGAAGCTGACGGCGGTGGCTATCGAGGTGAACAGCCACGATTGCATGTACGCCTGCCAAATCATGGACAACATCATGGCCTTGGGCTGCAAGATGGTAGCAGAGACCATGCCTGTCGATGAGATCATGTCCTACCTACAG GCAGATCCAGACATAGACGATTTTGAGTTTTGGAAGACGTCTAGCTACTCGCGTTATAATCATGGTGACGTCCACGGCCGAACGATCCGTCCGTACGTGCGGAACGCTATCGCCCGCTCCCAGAGGTGGCTGATACGCGGCAAACAAGTCCTCATCGTCGGCGCAGGCGGACACAGCAAACGTCGCATTTGGGTTGACACTGAGAAATACGGAATTGAT CTGATAATGGTCGACTGCAACGCTGACCACTTCGCAAAGGAGTACACCAAGACTTTCATCCAATACGACTTCACTGACCATAGTAAGGACGATTTCCACGCTGTCCAGATCCTTAATATCATCAAGGAGATGGGCATCAAGGTCGCCGGCTGCCTCACGTTCTGGGAAGACTGTGTTCCATTGTCCGCTATTATTCGGACACATGTTGGGCTCAGAG GTTCAAACAACGAGGCCGCTTTGACTGCTAAGAAGAAGTCTCGCACCCAGAACTGCTTGGTGGAGAAGAGTGCCATGAAATCCCACTTCCTCACCACTGATCTCTACGCCTCCAAGGCTTACCTCATCAAAAAACCAGAGGACATTGAGGAAATCAGCAATTG cGTGACGTTCCCAGCCATGCTTAAACTTGAGCACGGGTCCAGCGCGGTGGGCGTCAACCTCGTGAAAAACAAAGACGAACTGGTGAAGAAGTACGCTGAGACCACTTCCCTGCTTCAAAATGAGGATGATTTCGGTGGTATCGGGCTGGGCTTCGGCAATGACATGTTTGTCATGGAGTACTACGAGGGCTCCGAGCATGATATTGACCTGATTATGTACGACCGAAAACTCGTGGCTGCTTTCATATCCGACAATGGTCCGACCAACGTCCCCTCCTTCACTG AAACTGCCGCTATAATGCCGTCGTGTCTCCCGCTGGATAAGCAGTGTCAGCTCATCGTGGCCGCTTTTCAGTGCTGTCTTGACATTG GACTCAGCGACGGTGCATACAACGTTGAGATGATTATTACCTCATGTGGACCAAAACTGATCGAAATCAACGGACGCATGGGTGGTTTCTACAATCGAGACTGGATCAAGCGTCTGTATGGCTGCGACCTTGTTCTGTACAACTACATGATATCCTGTGGGATTAAACCCCACGCCCCAAAACACAAGCCTCAGGAACTATTGATGGGCATCATGCTCGTACCGTCTCATCATCGCCACATCCTTGACGACGAGTCGATACGAAAGGAGTTTCTAGCTCGTGATAACAAGGGTGACATTATGTACCGACAGTTTTCCTCCGACGCCGACGACGCGACTTTCAATGCAAACATTGAAGAGCCCTTCGCTAACGTTGCCGTGAACGCACACTCCTACACCGAGGGCAAAAAGAAGCTGATGAAGTTTTGCAAGCAGTACAAACTTGACAA